The Phaseolus vulgaris cultivar G19833 chromosome 5, P. vulgaris v2.0, whole genome shotgun sequence genomic interval GATATATGGTTCATTATTAAGTACTTTTTCAATCTATAATGAAAGTAACATTAACAATTATCTTGTGACATGATTTTCTTTATGACAGACACAATGAAAAATATGATTCCtcattttatgtttaatttatttaaagcaAAGGAataaaaaactgttttagttttgattttgatttatatCTGatgttattttctatatttcatCGCATAATTTATTacactttttattttctcactcttcttctttgtctcGTCCCACTTCATCAAAATATTCACAAAGCAGTTATTTAAATACAATACTAAATCTAAGTCCAACCAAATAAATCTTTTTATTATCTGGtttgctaattttttttattttattaacataaCGCAATATATAATTACTGAGTTTATATGACttatgttaaatttatttttaatggatTGGATAACAAAAGTCATTGGCCTTTCTatatactaatttttttgttatttaataaagtttcaatataatattttataaatgaatATCCAATCCATCcataaaaataagatattttaaaaaataaaagtaaaatataattcataaattatataaatagttcaactcaataatatctaaattaaataaataaaattttattaaattgagtaaacaattttataattgAGATTGAGTCAAAGAGGCGTTTAAGGTTGacattaagataaaaaaaaatgtcttaGTTGAGGTTAATATTTTGGTTAAGAACAAtgtctaaataaaaataatttgatcaaGATTAAGCTCTATGTATCAAGATAACTAAAGATATCATGATTTGAGTGAGATcttaaaataatgatttttctattaaagataagattaaaaaaaaaaaaacataactgAAACCAAATCaatgaattatttaataaattctaaCTAAAGATGTCATAGCTAAAATTAAGTTGATGATGTCCTAACTAAACAtgacttttgaaaaaaaatagtgcATAAATTCCATAGTCGGGAGTTGAACCCGGAATTCATCATTGAATTATTCTAAGTGTGCTACTGTGGACAATATGATGACAAAGTACAACTAATAGATAAATAACTTATCAATTAAAAGTAagcaaataaaattaatttaatttattatttattttaaataaatatatgaaatgaaTTTAGTTTATAGATGAACTAATAAATGAGTTGTATAAGTAATATATATAGTTATGCAAAATAGTTACATATTGAATCTAATAACTTATATTGAATCTAATAACTTATACTTATATTGAATCTAATAACTTATACAGATGGGTTAGAGAATAAGGTTTCCCTATATACAAGGAAGATTGACCTTGTGTTAATAATTTAACTATATTAGCCTTTTAAAAATAGTGGTagagattatttttaaaataaaaattttcaaaaatagtgataaattcttttaaaaataatttttttttatgtcagtatcattatgcaacttgataTCTCAATCAAAGAACAACAAttccatcacataaaaaaatattattaaaaaaaataatatatatatatatatcaatattttcaTCGTTATTTAACcataataatgattttttttttacgttTTTAGCCTTATTTGCTAGTTAGAGAGATGGACACACTCCAAAAAGTAAGAGGAATACCTGACACGTGATGCTTTTATTGGAAACTCtgaaaactcttttttttttcattgaatgATCTGAGATCTGAAAAGGCCTTTATGGATGTCCAGGACAAACTAGATTGGAATAAAGTGGCCCAGTCCCAAGATATGCAATATACTAAATTGGACTTCCATacaattgtaaaaaataaaataagatgtactaaaaaaactaacttaaaaaagtatttatagcattttaaataatactttaaataaTCTAAATGTGTTTTATTATAATTGCTTGACATGTTTAAATATTATGACTTTAAAACAAACTCTAAATTTGAAGTGTAGCTATTTATGTGAACGAGATTAGGAGTTCTTGCAATGGCCGGTGGTAGAAGCAACACAACCTTTAATGAAACATAAAATGTTGGTACCTCTAGTTTTATAAGGAAGGTGGTAGGTACTAAAAACAAGACATGTAATCCGTGCCGCTGAATTTCAATTCCATAAATTTCAACCATCAGTGGTTATGGTCACATGAATTTGATAATGTTCACATGAAGTTGATGAGAAACCTCCACTACTCTATGTGTTGATAATTCTGACCAACACCTATTGCTGTTATTTACGTGTGGTTGACAACAATAAAAATCTCCATAGTCAACAGCAAAAAACAGTGTTCAGTCTAGGTTGTTAGTCAATCACGAACCATTCACTCCACACGGTCTTagattaattaatcaaatagcATTGTGCTGCCAACACACGTTCACACTACTACCCTTTTGGGTTCTATTGTTTCCATTTCTGAACATGAATAGCATTATTCCTCTTTTTTCAACAAAATATTCTTttacaaagaaaatatattatatactaagatgttttcaaatttttttgcGCATGGTGGCTgagaataaatcatttttaacatgccttatttttttctattaaaagttATTCTAAACACGTTGTCGCCATGGTGATAGAACTCCTAAAAAAATTCGGTGCACCGTCACGTCTTTCACTTCAAAATCACAATTGACCAAAACGAGTGATTTTCATATTAAACTCAAACATTTTATCgataatactaaaaaaaaaatgactgagtaaaaaaaatcaaagtattGATAAATGAACAATTTTAACGTAAAATTCAAAATGGTTTACCTTTTTTTGTCTTCTAATAAACCTCTTTTCTTATGCGACAATTAAGCATCAGTTTCCGTGTACGAAACGACGATATCATACATTTTGTGCTATGTTGTTACCTTAAAATTACTTTAAGTagtattttgaatatttttcaatcaatttccATAATTTGATAATAACTCCTATCTTTTTACACCACTCTCGTTTGCCCATggaaataatttcaaaattaggGAAAATATATTGCAGAAATAGGTTAGAACAAAAATGATGACTTCCAAGGAACatgtatttaagtttttttttcttctacaaaaattttaagttttttcccttttattattttctttaacacGATGCTATCAATCTTCTTAAGTTGAACTATCTGAAGTGTTTACACAGGAAATGGTTGAATAATGGACCTACAACTCCATCTGTAATTGATGAGTTGAGTATGGTTTGAgcaaattaatttttcttttacttttttacaTTTATCTGTGAACGATTGATTCTTGAttttgtatgaaaaaaaaaatacatacttTAATAATTCTTTCGTCTTAAATTGACGATGAAAAAAGCTTGTACCatttaattactattatatGATAACTTAACAGTATAATTAGTTTTTCTTTCATcattaattaaactttatatAACAGCTATAAGTTCTGTGTACATCACTATACGGAGAAAAGGTGGCGTATTTTCATGGAAACTTGTCTCTATTTTctgtttacttttattttattgatatacATGAAAAATGTGtctagaaaaagaaaacacttGATGAAAATAAGTACACCGACAGTTAACATAAATTATGAGGTAtagattttaataatattagatatatttctattatataatcagttaaaatttatattttaattataataataatttcgcATAATTAAGGaaatatattgaaataataaataaataaataaaattattaataataaaatttctcTCATTGATTACTCATTTTTATACCTTTTCATCaattttaaacaattattacttttatttattatacctttctttcttttccctTCCCACCCTCTTATTTGTATCATCTAATCCAAATACCAAAGTACATTGTTATAAGTATTCTGGTTGAGCTCAACTTTTCTGGAACACCTGAGATCGCATTCATAATCTTTTGTGACtcagaaatattttaattaattatccaACCTCTATCAACATAACAAAGCTTAAATACAATATTATAAACAGTATTATTTtctactaaaattttaaaatgaagtaaattttaatttagttttcaaTTATACAAAAGAGCACCGCATTTaagttttgttaaaaaaatccaCTAACAATTTGCACGTTTGACCTGATGTCTTGGTGCCCCTTTGACAACAAAATCCACGGTCCCATTTCTTCAAAAGTCAACCATGATGAAAatggttaaaaaaaaaaccagtCATAAAACCTTTTAACTGTTTAAAGCgtttaacttatttaaaaaaaaatgaaattctcTTTGATAATTTTTCGAGAGAAtttagttaataatattattcctTTCCAAAAAAAATCCCAAAACCTACCATATATGTacttaatttaagaaaaataggGTGTTGAATAAGGTTTTATTATGCAGCGTGGAAGTGTAGGCGTTGGGGAAACTTAGTCAAATGTGATTTGAGAAAGCATGGAATGAAATTGACAGAAAAGCCCCTGACAAAGTTCTCGGAAGCAGGGAAGCACTTGCGGCTTGTTCCGCAGCAGAATCAAAGGCATTGAGATAATAATTCCCTGTTTCTTAACTGTCATGGAACCAGGCTTCACCAACTTTCTAACCTCTTTCCTTCAACACACCTAAAATGCATCTATATAAACACCCCAATACTCATCCATCATCACCTACAACACATTCACATTCTCAAATCTACACCCTTTATTTTGTTTGACCTTGTGATGGCTAGGATCGGCAAGGGAGTGGAATTCGAAGACTTGTTGCCGGTGATCGCCGGTAAACTGGGGGGTGAGGGTCTGATTGATGAGCTCTGCAAGGGGTTTCAGGTGCTGATGGACAAGGAGAAGGGGGTGATCACGTTGGAGAGTTTGAGGAGGAACTCTGCTGCGATGGGTCTGCAGGATTTTAAAGAGGATGAGCTTGCGAGCATGATGAGAGAAGGAGATCTGGACGGTGATGGTGCACTCTCTCAGATGGAGTTCTGCGTTTTGATGTTCAGATTGAGTCCACAGTTGATGCAGGACTCTTGGTTTTGGCTCCAAGAGGCTCTGCTGCACCACAACGATTCCCTTTGAACTCATTTCCATTTTCACATTTCAAATCTGATTGTAGAGATACACACTCACTCAATAATCTATTATTACTACCTCTTATTTCATATAATATTTCTTGAATCATACTCCTCTCTGTTTAATCTAACACCATTTGCAGTGATTTTTTGTGTATTTAACATATGATTATGAGTTATTTTCTGTTATtgcttttttttctctaaacaAACCCTAAACAGTAATGAATAAGCACTTGATTAGGGAGAGTTAAAGATCAATTACACTTATCTCACAATT includes:
- the LOC137834354 gene encoding calcium-binding protein PBP1-like codes for the protein MARIGKGVEFEDLLPVIAGKLGGEGLIDELCKGFQVLMDKEKGVITLESLRRNSAAMGLQDFKEDELASMMREGDLDGDGALSQMEFCVLMFRLSPQLMQDSWFWLQEALLHHNDSL